A genomic window from Microvirga sp. TS319 includes:
- a CDS encoding DUF563 domain-containing protein, translated as MARHHSALHRKFDIKPIAFRVMKGLTGPYPVLRKAVSFFPDFGWPTAEKVDLREDSVRSFNLLQERYSRQRAFVRSHDVDVVNAHCRFPDPDTAHRVIAFVADVLVPGHTLTPVDYATGKQLAFDTTADSNWHFAYPAPAAFSTRHVKGAVAAIPPYRHYGHLLTDVLMPLAYALHRGALAPGEALTIVTARSVNPMVQSFIEGLRGIGVPLSHVKLAPWERVHAKRYLYARSHCCNLERVFATPEALGYARSVFDAAYADRPRPEAAPRIYLTRGQTRLRQVTGEAELIEGLRGRGFKIVEASWSNHHEQIDWFGEAQTVMAVHGAGLANILWARRQPLLIELMAQNARKSTGLHWAAEAGADYEPVVGGPEGPKQAFSIDPAAVLREVDAILERRPAR; from the coding sequence ATGGCAAGGCATCATTCGGCACTTCACCGCAAGTTCGACATCAAACCGATCGCCTTCCGGGTGATGAAGGGGTTGACCGGCCCTTATCCGGTGCTTCGAAAAGCCGTGTCCTTCTTCCCGGATTTCGGCTGGCCCACTGCGGAGAAGGTCGATCTCCGGGAGGACAGTGTCCGCTCCTTCAATCTCCTGCAGGAGCGTTACAGCCGCCAACGGGCCTTCGTGCGTTCTCATGATGTCGACGTCGTGAATGCACATTGCCGGTTCCCGGATCCGGACACGGCCCATCGGGTGATCGCCTTCGTGGCGGATGTCCTGGTCCCGGGCCATACGCTGACCCCGGTCGATTACGCCACCGGGAAACAGCTCGCCTTCGATACGACCGCCGACAGCAACTGGCACTTCGCCTATCCCGCCCCGGCAGCCTTCAGCACGCGGCATGTGAAGGGCGCCGTTGCCGCGATCCCGCCCTACAGGCACTACGGGCACCTGCTCACCGACGTGCTGATGCCTCTGGCCTATGCCCTTCACCGCGGGGCCCTCGCTCCCGGCGAGGCGCTCACCATCGTCACGGCCCGATCGGTCAACCCGATGGTGCAGAGCTTCATCGAAGGCTTGAGAGGAATCGGGGTTCCCTTAAGCCATGTGAAGCTCGCTCCGTGGGAGCGCGTCCATGCCAAGCGATACCTTTATGCACGCAGCCATTGCTGCAATCTCGAGCGGGTCTTCGCGACGCCCGAAGCGTTGGGGTATGCCCGCTCCGTCTTCGATGCGGCCTATGCGGACCGCCCGCGTCCGGAGGCCGCGCCCCGGATCTATCTCACGCGCGGCCAGACGCGACTTCGCCAGGTGACGGGGGAGGCCGAACTGATCGAAGGCTTGCGGGGTCGAGGGTTCAAGATCGTCGAGGCGTCCTGGTCTAACCATCACGAGCAGATCGACTGGTTTGGAGAGGCGCAAACCGTCATGGCCGTCCATGGGGCGGGTCTCGCCAACATTCTCTGGGCCCGCCGCCAGCCTCTGCTGATCGAGCTGATGGCCCAGAATGCCCGCAAAAGCACCGGCCTCCATTGGGCCGCCGAGGCGGGAGCGGATTACGAGCCGGTCGTCGGGGGACCGGAGGGCCCGAAGCAGGCCTTCAGCATCGACCCCGCAGCCGTTCTGCGGGAGGTCGATGCCATTCTCGAACGGCGTCCTGCGCGCTGA
- a CDS encoding O-antigen ligase family protein → MFSISSRLTYAALWLRKQHAGQDWLNSVSAAAFLVFVVASFFIPGHALPVGAIVLMAILALFSGAGAAAFTHSAWLVLFGVFFSAWVALGGLIGGPGYNISDFFNLVLLGAFFLSVAQVSRALSTRQILSVIAIAGGASACAALLLHIVSADDLFDRLFPLGRGRNPIPGAGGFAVALIAFAALWLDRPPVRRVASLHLFLIVTLLLGLAWTQSRAPIIALALALPLALWLSRRGGTAAVLLACGGIWIAITGLGMLEPMIKAIICDSDADWCRPSFRSEIWGWVREQIVLHPMLGTGPSFRFQKTWMSHPHNGLFGTAMYYGLMALLAFWAMIGFYARQLTRQEDRSLRFFGLASILFSFGYMGTDLSNPFAFFNMHYLFLWLPLFLVLTPSQATTRREGGVPLPGTGELRQI, encoded by the coding sequence ATGTTCTCCATCTCGTCCCGACTGACATATGCTGCTCTCTGGCTGCGAAAGCAACATGCGGGTCAGGATTGGCTCAATTCCGTCAGCGCGGCGGCTTTCCTCGTTTTCGTGGTAGCGTCCTTCTTCATCCCGGGGCATGCTCTTCCCGTCGGCGCGATCGTTCTAATGGCCATCCTGGCCTTGTTCAGCGGAGCCGGTGCAGCGGCGTTCACGCACAGCGCCTGGCTGGTTCTCTTCGGCGTTTTCTTTAGTGCGTGGGTTGCGCTCGGGGGCCTGATCGGCGGTCCGGGATACAACATATCCGATTTCTTCAATCTCGTGCTCCTGGGGGCGTTCTTCCTGTCCGTGGCCCAGGTCTCGCGCGCCTTGAGCACGAGGCAGATTCTGTCCGTCATCGCCATCGCCGGCGGGGCCAGCGCTTGCGCGGCCCTCCTGCTGCACATTGTCTCAGCCGACGATCTCTTCGATCGTCTGTTTCCCCTCGGACGGGGACGTAACCCCATTCCCGGCGCCGGTGGCTTCGCCGTCGCCCTGATCGCTTTCGCGGCATTATGGCTCGACCGCCCGCCCGTGCGCCGGGTTGCGTCCTTGCACCTGTTCCTGATCGTCACGCTTCTGCTGGGTCTGGCCTGGACCCAAAGCCGGGCCCCGATCATCGCTCTGGCATTGGCATTGCCGCTGGCTCTCTGGCTCAGCCGGCGTGGGGGGACGGCTGCCGTGCTTCTTGCCTGTGGCGGCATCTGGATCGCAATCACCGGCCTTGGCATGTTGGAGCCGATGATCAAGGCCATCATCTGCGACAGTGACGCCGATTGGTGCCGTCCGTCGTTCCGGAGCGAAATCTGGGGCTGGGTACGCGAGCAGATCGTTCTTCACCCCATGCTCGGGACCGGCCCGAGCTTTCGATTCCAGAAGACCTGGATGAGCCACCCTCATAACGGTCTCTTCGGGACCGCCATGTATTACGGTCTCATGGCCCTTCTGGCATTCTGGGCGATGATCGGGTTCTACGCCAGGCAGCTGACGCGGCAGGAGGACCGTTCGCTGCGCTTCTTCGGCCTGGCCTCGATCCTCTTTTCGTTCGGCTATATGGGAACGGATCTGTCGAATCCGTTCGCCTTCTTCAATATGCATTACCTCTTCCTCTGGTTGCCGCTTTTTCTGGTTCTGACCCCGAGCCAGGCGACGACCCGGAGGGAGGGGGGAGTTCCTTTACCCGGCACCGGTGAGCTCCGACAGATCTGA
- the dxs gene encoding 1-deoxy-D-xylulose-5-phosphate synthase — protein sequence MSATHTPLLDTITIPEDLRQLSEGQLRQVADELRTETISAVSVTGGHLGAGLGVVELTVALHYVFDTPRDRLIWDVGHQAYPHKILTGRRDRIRTLRQPGGLSGFTKRAESEYDPFGAAHTSTSISAGLGMAVARDLAGQANNVIAVIGDGAMSAGMAYEAMNNAGALHSRLIVILNDNDMSIAPPTGAMSSYLARLVSGGTYRGIRETAKQLAQKLPKFLYEKAQRAEEFARGFWTGGTLFEELGFYYVGPIDGHNLDHLLPILKNVRDAETGPILVHVVTQKGKGYAPAEAAADKYHGVATFDVVTGAQTKAKANAPAYTKVFGESLIAQARQDDKIVAITAAMPSGTGLDLFAKEFPARTFDVGIAEQHAVTFAAGLATEGYKPFCAIYSTFLQRAYDQVVHDVALQNLPVRFALDRAGLVGADGPTHAGAFDLAYLGCLPNLVVMAAADEAELVHMVATAAAHEAGPIAFRYPRGEGVGVDLPAQGVPLAIGKGRLVRQGSRIALLSLGTRLAEALKAAEELEARGLSTSVADARFAKPLDTALILDLARQHEVLVTVEEGAMGGFGAFVLQLLAEQGALDRGRLKVRTLVLPDLYQDHDKPERMYAKAGLDAAGIVTKVFEALGKEEPRQARA from the coding sequence GTGAGCGCAACGCATACACCTCTTCTCGACACCATCACGATCCCTGAGGATCTTCGTCAACTCTCGGAAGGGCAGCTGCGGCAGGTTGCGGACGAGCTGCGCACGGAAACGATCAGCGCGGTGTCGGTGACCGGCGGGCATCTTGGGGCCGGGCTCGGCGTGGTCGAGCTCACGGTCGCGCTGCACTATGTCTTCGACACCCCGCGCGACCGCCTGATCTGGGATGTCGGCCATCAGGCCTATCCCCACAAGATCCTCACCGGCCGCCGCGACCGGATCCGCACCCTGCGCCAGCCGGGCGGCCTGTCCGGCTTCACCAAGCGCGCCGAGAGCGAGTACGATCCGTTCGGGGCCGCCCACACCTCGACCTCGATCTCGGCCGGCCTTGGCATGGCGGTGGCGCGCGACCTTGCCGGCCAGGCCAACAACGTCATCGCGGTGATCGGCGACGGCGCCATGTCGGCCGGCATGGCCTATGAGGCGATGAACAATGCCGGCGCCCTGCATTCGCGCCTGATCGTGATCCTCAACGACAACGACATGTCGATCGCCCCGCCCACCGGCGCGATGTCGTCCTATCTCGCCCGCCTGGTTTCGGGCGGCACCTATCGCGGCATCCGCGAAACCGCCAAGCAGCTCGCCCAGAAGCTGCCGAAGTTCCTCTACGAGAAGGCGCAGCGCGCCGAGGAGTTCGCCCGCGGCTTCTGGACCGGCGGCACCCTGTTCGAGGAGCTCGGCTTTTACTATGTCGGGCCGATCGACGGCCACAACCTCGATCACCTGCTGCCGATCCTGAAGAACGTGCGCGATGCCGAGACCGGGCCGATCCTGGTCCATGTGGTGACCCAGAAGGGCAAGGGCTATGCCCCGGCCGAGGCCGCCGCCGACAAGTATCACGGCGTGGCCACCTTCGACGTGGTGACCGGGGCGCAGACCAAGGCCAAGGCCAATGCGCCGGCCTACACCAAGGTGTTCGGCGAGAGCCTGATCGCGCAGGCGCGCCAGGACGACAAGATCGTCGCCATCACGGCCGCGATGCCGTCCGGCACCGGGCTGGATCTGTTTGCCAAGGAGTTCCCGGCCCGGACCTTCGATGTCGGCATTGCCGAGCAGCATGCGGTGACCTTTGCGGCCGGCCTGGCGACCGAGGGCTACAAGCCGTTCTGCGCGATCTATTCGACCTTCCTGCAGCGGGCCTATGACCAGGTCGTGCACGACGTGGCGCTGCAGAACCTGCCGGTGCGCTTTGCGCTCGACCGGGCCGGCCTGGTCGGGGCGGACGGGCCGACCCATGCCGGGGCGTTCGACCTGGCCTATCTCGGCTGCCTGCCGAACCTGGTCGTGATGGCGGCCGCCGACGAGGCCGAGCTGGTGCACATGGTGGCAACCGCCGCGGCCCATGAGGCCGGCCCGATCGCGTTCCGCTATCCGCGCGGCGAGGGCGTCGGGGTCGATCTGCCCGCGCAGGGCGTGCCGCTGGCGATCGGCAAGGGCCGGCTGGTGCGCCAGGGCAGCCGCATCGCGCTGCTGTCGCTCGGCACCCGGCTGGCCGAGGCGCTCAAGGCGGCCGAGGAGCTCGAGGCGCGCGGGCTGTCGACGAGCGTGGCCGATGCCCGCTTTGCCAAGCCGCTCGACACGGCGCTGATCCTCGATCTGGCCCGCCAGCACGAGGTTCTGGTGACCGTGGAGGAGGGCGCGATGGGCGGCTTCGGCGCCTTCGTGCTGCAGCTGCTCGCCGAGCAGGGCGCGCTCGATCGCGGCCGCCTGAAGGTGCGCACCCTGGTGCTGCCCGACCTCTACCAGGACCACGACAAGCCCGAGCGCATGTACGCCAAGGCCGGCCTCGACGCCGCAGGAATCGTCACCAAGGTCTTCGAGGCCCTCGGCAAGGAAGAACCCCGCCAGGCGCGAGCCTGA
- a CDS encoding TlyA family RNA methyltransferase has product MTRKRADVVLVERGFFTSRARAQEAIAAGLVTVNGAVVKKPSDAVADDALITAAQPHPYVSRGGVKLAAALDAFGIDPKNCICLDIGASTGGFTDVLLMRDAAHVYAVDVGHAQLHPKVADDPRVTNLEGTDARSLTGDIIPEPADLLVSDVSFISLKLVLPAAVALLKPRATMAVLVKPQFEAGRSHVKKGIVRDEAVHRAVCDDISAFIASLGFAIDGVVPSPIEGGDGNREFLLGAHRG; this is encoded by the coding sequence ATGACCCGCAAACGTGCCGATGTGGTGCTCGTCGAGCGCGGCTTCTTCACGAGCCGCGCGCGAGCGCAGGAAGCGATCGCCGCCGGGCTCGTCACCGTGAATGGCGCCGTGGTGAAGAAGCCCTCGGATGCGGTGGCGGACGATGCGCTCATCACCGCCGCACAGCCGCATCCTTACGTCTCACGGGGCGGTGTGAAGCTGGCGGCGGCTCTCGACGCCTTCGGCATCGACCCCAAGAACTGCATCTGCCTTGATATCGGCGCCTCGACGGGCGGCTTCACGGACGTGCTGCTGATGCGCGATGCCGCGCATGTCTACGCGGTCGATGTCGGGCATGCGCAGCTTCACCCGAAGGTGGCGGATGACCCACGCGTCACCAACCTCGAAGGCACGGATGCGCGCTCTCTCACCGGAGACATCATCCCCGAGCCTGCCGATCTTCTCGTCTCGGATGTGAGTTTCATCTCCCTGAAGCTCGTGCTGCCGGCCGCTGTCGCCCTGCTGAAGCCGCGCGCGACGATGGCGGTTCTCGTGAAGCCGCAGTTTGAGGCGGGCCGCAGTCACGTCAAAAAGGGAATCGTGCGGGACGAGGCCGTACACCGCGCCGTGTGCGACGACATCAGCGCCTTCATCGCCTCGCTCGGCTTTGCAATCGACGGGGTCGTCCCCTCGCCCATCGAGGGCGGAGACGGCAACCGCGAGTTCTTATTGGGAGCCCACCGTGGCTGA
- a CDS encoding class I SAM-dependent RNA methyltransferase has protein sequence MADQVVIKRLGAKADGIAETASGPVFVPKALPGETVTIERNGPRADLISVDVPSPERETPFCPYYDECGGCATQHMKHGFYQAWKQETLAHTLRQARIEAPIDALIDAHGEGRRRVTLHVRFPDRAMHVGYMAARSHQIVEIAFCPIAEPALKEQAPVIARAVGEHLKAARKPLDIQITNTQTGFDVDVRGHGPLKDADRLSLIDLAARLDLSRLSIHGDVIVERRPPAILMGRASVVPPAGSFLQATRLGEEALARFVTQACERAKRVADLFSGSGPFALRLAERSEVHAVEFDQGSMTALDKAFRATPGLRRITTETRDLFRRPLLLPELNAFDAVVLDPPRAGAEAQAKQLAASKVPLVVSISCDAATFARDAAILMDSGYRLERVIPVDQFKHSPHLEVVGILRRDVAKISRRK, from the coding sequence GTGGCTGATCAGGTTGTCATCAAGCGCCTCGGCGCGAAAGCAGACGGTATCGCGGAAACCGCGTCCGGTCCGGTCTTCGTGCCGAAGGCATTGCCGGGAGAGACCGTCACCATCGAGCGCAACGGCCCGCGCGCGGATCTGATCAGCGTCGATGTGCCGTCGCCCGAGCGCGAAACGCCGTTCTGCCCCTATTACGATGAATGCGGCGGCTGCGCGACGCAGCATATGAAGCACGGCTTCTATCAGGCCTGGAAACAGGAGACTCTCGCCCACACCCTGCGCCAGGCGCGGATCGAGGCTCCCATCGACGCTCTGATCGACGCCCATGGGGAGGGTCGCCGCCGCGTGACGCTGCATGTGCGCTTTCCGGATCGCGCCATGCATGTGGGCTACATGGCGGCCCGCAGCCACCAGATCGTCGAGATCGCCTTCTGCCCCATCGCCGAACCCGCACTGAAAGAGCAGGCTCCTGTCATCGCACGCGCCGTCGGCGAGCATCTGAAGGCCGCCCGCAAGCCGCTCGACATCCAGATCACCAACACGCAGACGGGTTTCGATGTGGACGTGCGTGGGCACGGGCCGTTGAAGGACGCTGACCGCCTGAGCCTGATCGATCTCGCAGCGCGGCTCGATCTCTCACGCCTGTCGATCCATGGCGACGTGATCGTGGAGCGCCGCCCGCCTGCGATCCTGATGGGACGCGCATCCGTCGTTCCGCCTGCAGGGTCCTTCCTGCAAGCCACGCGCCTGGGCGAGGAAGCGCTTGCCCGTTTCGTGACGCAGGCCTGCGAGCGCGCCAAACGCGTCGCCGATCTGTTTTCGGGCTCCGGGCCTTTCGCCCTGCGGCTTGCGGAAAGGTCGGAGGTTCACGCGGTCGAGTTCGATCAGGGCTCGATGACGGCTCTCGACAAGGCCTTCCGCGCGACGCCGGGCCTGCGCCGCATCACCACCGAAACGCGCGATCTCTTCCGCCGTCCGCTTCTCCTGCCCGAACTCAACGCATTCGATGCGGTGGTGCTCGACCCGCCGCGAGCCGGCGCGGAGGCGCAGGCCAAGCAGCTTGCCGCCTCGAAAGTACCGCTCGTCGTGAGCATCTCCTGCGACGCCGCCACCTTCGCGCGCGATGCCGCCATTCTGATGGACAGCGGCTATCGCCTGGAACGCGTGATCCCGGTCGATCAGTTCAAGCACTCGCCCCATCTCGAAGTCGTCGGCATCTTAAGGCGCGACGTCGCAAAGATCTCGCGTCGCAAATAG
- a CDS encoding DUF4239 domain-containing protein, producing MILLDTQPLWISGAILIGVATLLAMAGPVLVRWRITPDRLKLNNEVAGFTFATVGVLYAVLLAFAVIIVWEKFSQAENAAAQEAGAAATLYRLSNGIGEGPGDRLRDSLTRYAKVAATEDWAAMARSGSSHEATLALDATYAALLTYMPSDGRGVTLLAEALHQLDLLTEARRTRLVLASGAVPGVLWFVLAGGAVLTVGFTLFFGTENLRVQAMMTGVLAVLIFSGLLVIIAINHPFAGPVRVKPEALMAVIEDFEAKAQP from the coding sequence ATGATCCTCCTGGACACCCAACCTCTCTGGATCTCGGGCGCAATTCTCATCGGCGTTGCAACCCTGCTTGCCATGGCCGGTCCGGTCCTCGTGCGCTGGCGTATCACGCCGGACAGGCTCAAGCTCAACAATGAGGTGGCCGGCTTCACCTTCGCGACTGTCGGAGTGCTCTATGCGGTGCTGCTGGCCTTTGCCGTCATCATCGTCTGGGAGAAGTTCAGCCAGGCGGAAAACGCGGCGGCTCAGGAGGCCGGCGCCGCAGCGACCCTCTATCGCCTGTCCAACGGAATCGGAGAGGGCCCCGGCGATCGTCTTCGCGACAGCCTGACCCGCTACGCCAAGGTGGCGGCCACGGAGGACTGGGCCGCGATGGCACGGAGCGGATCAAGCCATGAGGCTACGCTGGCCCTCGATGCCACCTACGCGGCCCTGCTGACATACATGCCGAGCGACGGCCGTGGGGTCACGCTTCTGGCCGAAGCTCTCCACCAGCTCGACCTTCTGACCGAGGCCCGCCGCACGAGGCTCGTGCTGGCCTCCGGCGCGGTTCCCGGAGTGCTCTGGTTCGTCCTCGCCGGCGGGGCCGTCCTGACGGTCGGCTTCACGCTGTTCTTCGGCACCGAGAACCTGCGCGTCCAAGCCATGATGACGGGAGTGCTGGCCGTGCTGATCTTCTCGGGCCTGCTCGTGATCATCGCCATCAACCATCCGTTCGCAGGGCCCGTGAGAGTGAAGCCGGAGGCACTCATGGCCGTGATCGAGGATTTTGAAGCGAAAGCTCAGCCCTGA
- a CDS encoding APC family permease, whose translation MFLKRLILGRPLPNREYGERKIGAFEGVPTMGLDGLGSSAYGPEAALTVLIPLGALSLAYIGPITAVIVALLAILYVSYRQTIRAYPSNGGAYTVSKENLGRNASLLAAAALMIDYVLNVAVGISAGVGALVSAMPALYPYTLWLCLGILTLITLVNLRGTLDAGRLFALPTYTFVISFILLLGLGLYRVVISGGEPRPVVPPPALAPTTAAASLWLLMHAFASGCTAMTGVEAVSNGVSAFREPKVKYAHRTLTAIVVILGLLLAGIAYLASSYGIGAMDQTQKGYQSVLSQLAQSVVGRGIFYSVAIGSLLCVLALSANTSFTDFPRLCRTIAEDDFLPRPFAVVGRRLVFSVGILYLAVTAGGLLIAFGGITERLIPLFAIGAFLTFTLSQAGMVVHWRRERRKNPSAKHEWRLAINGLGALVTGLALVVIITAKFTEGAWITLLVIPCVILLLRSFRRYYDGVNARIREDAPLDLSETAPPIVLVVTEEWSRLTDKALHFAIRLSPDVVAVHMVALSGPESEDKEKTLQQQWTRFVEEPARRAGLKPPRLLLLQAQYRRMHGPLLKLVRQIEAEHPERMVAILIPELVKRSWWQYLLHTHRARRLRSRLLQYGGAQVVVINVPWYLEEPRLEDALVESEVSSGPA comes from the coding sequence ATGTTCCTTAAACGTCTCATCCTTGGCCGCCCCCTTCCCAACCGCGAATACGGCGAGCGTAAGATCGGCGCCTTCGAGGGCGTGCCGACCATGGGCCTTGATGGGCTGGGCTCGTCGGCTTACGGCCCGGAGGCGGCTCTCACGGTTCTGATTCCGCTCGGGGCACTCAGCCTCGCCTATATCGGGCCGATCACAGCCGTCATCGTTGCGCTGCTGGCGATCCTGTACGTCTCCTATCGCCAGACCATTCGGGCCTATCCCAGCAACGGTGGAGCTTACACGGTCTCCAAGGAAAACCTGGGCCGAAACGCCAGCCTTCTTGCGGCTGCCGCCTTGATGATCGATTACGTGCTCAACGTGGCCGTCGGAATTTCGGCAGGCGTCGGCGCTCTCGTCTCGGCCATGCCCGCACTGTATCCCTACACGCTCTGGCTCTGCCTCGGCATTCTGACCCTCATCACGCTGGTGAATCTACGAGGCACCCTTGATGCCGGTCGGTTGTTCGCGCTGCCGACCTATACGTTCGTGATAAGCTTCATCCTGCTTCTGGGACTGGGGCTTTATCGGGTCGTCATCTCGGGCGGCGAGCCTCGGCCGGTGGTGCCGCCACCGGCTCTTGCCCCGACCACGGCCGCCGCGTCCCTGTGGTTGCTGATGCATGCCTTCGCGAGCGGCTGCACGGCCATGACTGGAGTCGAGGCTGTCAGCAACGGCGTGAGCGCCTTTCGGGAACCCAAAGTCAAGTACGCCCATCGCACCCTGACCGCCATCGTCGTCATTCTGGGGCTTCTCCTCGCGGGCATCGCCTACCTGGCCAGCTCCTATGGCATCGGTGCCATGGACCAAACCCAGAAAGGTTACCAGAGCGTGCTGTCGCAACTGGCGCAGTCGGTGGTCGGCCGTGGGATCTTCTACTCCGTGGCCATCGGCAGCCTTCTCTGCGTCCTGGCTCTCTCGGCCAATACGAGCTTCACGGACTTTCCACGGCTGTGCCGCACCATCGCCGAAGACGACTTCCTGCCCCGCCCGTTCGCGGTGGTCGGCCGGCGTCTCGTCTTCTCCGTCGGCATTCTTTACTTGGCCGTCACCGCGGGCGGCCTGCTGATCGCGTTCGGCGGCATTACCGAGCGTCTGATCCCGCTCTTCGCCATCGGGGCCTTTCTCACCTTCACTCTGTCTCAGGCCGGCATGGTCGTGCACTGGCGCCGCGAGCGGCGCAAGAATCCCTCGGCCAAGCACGAATGGCGGCTGGCGATCAACGGGCTAGGAGCGCTGGTGACCGGCCTTGCGCTTGTCGTCATCATCACTGCAAAGTTCACCGAGGGAGCCTGGATCACGCTTCTCGTGATTCCATGCGTGATTCTGCTGCTACGCTCTTTCCGGCGCTATTACGACGGAGTGAATGCGCGGATCCGCGAGGACGCGCCATTGGACCTGAGCGAAACGGCTCCGCCGATTGTGCTGGTCGTCACCGAGGAGTGGAGCCGACTGACCGATAAGGCCCTCCACTTTGCCATTCGCCTCTCGCCCGACGTGGTGGCCGTTCACATGGTCGCTCTTTCGGGCCCCGAGAGCGAAGACAAGGAGAAGACGCTGCAGCAGCAGTGGACCCGATTTGTGGAAGAGCCGGCCCGCAGAGCCGGCCTGAAACCGCCTCGCCTGCTCCTGCTGCAGGCACAGTATCGGCGCATGCACGGGCCCCTGCTCAAGCTGGTCCGCCAGATCGAGGCGGAGCATCCGGAGCGCATGGTGGCAATCCTCATTCCGGAGCTCGTAAAGCGGAGCTGGTGGCAGTACCTGCTCCATACCCATCGGGCGCGGCGTCTGCGCTCGAGGCTGCTCCAGTACGGCGGTGCGCAGGTCGTGGTGATCAACGTGCCCTGGTATTTGGAGGAGCCCCGGCTTGAGGATGCCCTCGTGGAATCCGAGGTGTCGTCAGGGCCGGCATGA
- a CDS encoding DHA2 family efflux MFS transporter permease subunit, whose protein sequence is MTAQDERRPSRSDSVKSFVVWTAILASSLAFIDGTVVTVAMPQMRENLAASLSQIQWITNAYGLTLSAFLLLGGAAGDTYGLKRIFMIGIGLFGLASLWCGLSRSADVLIAARTFQGIGGALMIPGSLALISVNFPSEERGTAIGTWAAASGIAAALGPILGGWLIDIAPWQSIFWINIPVACLALWMCWKHVPDVPPSQPVGMDWLGSGLAVAGLGTLAFGLTSLSATNGTYGLDLLFLVVGAVLLGMFLMHEMRAKAPMMPLELFRIRAFSGVNALTLLLYFALAGALFFLPSTLIEVHGYSATKAGSVFLPFTLVMALLSRLGGTLADRFGVRILLTLGPVVTGMSFGFLVLAAIDGRYWFAIVPVMTLMGLGMGITVAPLSTTVMNSVPADRMGVASGINNAISRVAGLIAVASLGAVAMLGFRYIAMSADPAVAEILAQTTFGAPPPDPIDASASASVTKLYAQATLAGFGAVASICAAAAVLSGYFGFRSTQSA, encoded by the coding sequence ATGACAGCCCAAGATGAACGCCGCCCATCCCGCTCGGATTCCGTCAAATCCTTCGTCGTATGGACGGCTATTCTGGCGTCCAGCCTCGCTTTCATCGATGGGACCGTCGTCACGGTCGCCATGCCGCAGATGCGCGAGAACCTCGCCGCCTCGCTTTCGCAGATCCAGTGGATCACCAATGCCTACGGGCTCACGCTTTCGGCCTTCCTCCTGCTGGGCGGGGCAGCCGGGGATACTTATGGCCTGAAACGTATCTTCATGATCGGCATCGGCCTGTTCGGACTTGCGTCTCTCTGGTGCGGCCTCTCCCGATCCGCAGACGTTTTGATTGCGGCCAGAACCTTTCAGGGGATTGGCGGGGCCTTGATGATCCCCGGTTCATTGGCACTGATCAGCGTCAATTTTCCCTCAGAGGAGCGCGGAACGGCCATCGGAACCTGGGCCGCGGCATCGGGCATCGCAGCGGCGCTTGGCCCCATTCTCGGTGGCTGGCTCATCGACATTGCCCCATGGCAGTCGATTTTCTGGATCAACATTCCGGTTGCGTGTCTGGCACTTTGGATGTGCTGGAAGCATGTGCCGGACGTGCCCCCCTCGCAACCGGTCGGCATGGACTGGCTTGGGAGCGGCCTCGCGGTCGCGGGCCTCGGCACATTGGCGTTCGGCTTGACCTCTCTCAGCGCAACGAACGGCACATATGGGCTCGATCTTCTCTTCCTTGTCGTCGGCGCCGTCCTTCTCGGCATGTTCTTGATGCATGAAATGCGCGCCAAAGCGCCGATGATGCCGCTCGAACTGTTCAGGATCAGAGCATTCTCCGGCGTCAACGCTCTGACGCTCCTGTTGTACTTCGCACTCGCCGGAGCACTCTTCTTTCTTCCGTCTACGCTCATCGAGGTCCACGGCTACTCGGCGACCAAAGCCGGCTCGGTCTTCCTGCCCTTCACTCTTGTGATGGCGCTGCTCTCGCGGCTGGGAGGAACCCTTGCCGATCGGTTCGGCGTCCGGATTCTTCTGACCCTGGGCCCTGTCGTTACGGGGATGAGTTTCGGCTTCCTCGTGCTTGCCGCTATCGACGGACGGTACTGGTTCGCCATCGTTCCCGTCATGACTTTGATGGGGCTTGGAATGGGCATTACGGTCGCGCCCCTTTCGACGACGGTGATGAATTCCGTTCCCGCCGACCGGATGGGCGTGGCCTCCGGCATCAACAACGCCATCTCTCGCGTCGCCGGGCTGATCGCCGTTGCCAGCCTGGGCGCCGTCGCGATGCTCGGCTTTCGGTACATCGCCATGTCGGCCGATCCGGCCGTTGCGGAGATCTTGGCCCAGACGACGTTCGGGGCTCCTCCCCCGGATCCGATCGACGCGTCCGCTTCGGCATCAGTCACGAAACTGTATGCGCAGGCAACCCTCGCGGGATTTGGCGCCGTCGCTTCGATCTGCGCGGCGGCGGCCGTTCTCAGCGGCTATTTCGGTTTCCGCTCGACGCAATCTGCATGA